One genomic window of Micromonospora sp. WMMD1128 includes the following:
- a CDS encoding DoxX family protein has translation MDTMTATRERTPAITTAPAAETPRQKATRYVWAGLRIALGWVFLWAFLDKMFGLGHETPAKNAWINGGSPTKGFLGFGVAGPFEGIYHDIAGAAWADWLFMLGLLGIGVALLLGIGTRIAAVAGGLLLVLMWTAVLPPENNPVMDDHLIYAGLLAGLALVGAGNTLGLGRAWATLPLVQRFPWLR, from the coding sequence GTGGACACCATGACCGCGACACGCGAGCGGACCCCCGCCATCACCACCGCTCCGGCGGCCGAGACCCCCCGGCAGAAGGCCACCCGGTACGTCTGGGCCGGGCTGCGCATCGCCCTGGGTTGGGTGTTCCTCTGGGCCTTCCTCGACAAGATGTTCGGTCTGGGGCACGAGACCCCGGCGAAGAACGCCTGGATCAACGGCGGCAGCCCGACCAAGGGCTTCCTCGGCTTCGGCGTGGCCGGCCCGTTCGAGGGCATCTACCACGACATCGCCGGCGCCGCCTGGGCGGACTGGCTGTTCATGCTCGGCCTGCTCGGCATCGGCGTGGCCCTGCTGCTCGGCATCGGCACCCGGATCGCCGCCGTCGCCGGCGGGCTGCTGCTGGTCCTGATGTGGACGGCCGTGCTGCCCCCGGAGAACAACCCCGTCATGGACGACCACCTCATCTACGCGGGACTCCTCGCCGGCCTGGCGCTTGTCGGCGCTGGCAACACCCTCGGGCTCGGTCGGGCCTGGGCGACGCTCCCCCTGGTCCAGCGCTTCCCCTGGCTGAGGTGA